Proteins encoded in a region of the Atopobium sp. oral taxon 416 genome:
- a CDS encoding class II aldolase/adducin family protein has protein sequence MLEELKFKVMNVAKQAQREGMCKHKSGNFSARDEETGLVVITPTSVDREDLVVPDMIVMDLDANVVENQTGLRPTSESLMHLKIYQTRPDVKAIAHTHSQYATTFAILKKSIPAVVYELVNLNCSKARIPVAPYGRPGTPALANSVVEPVREADVFLLQGHGSVAVDEDNIDEAYLKVCYIEELAELYYHALMVNGGKEPKSFPPEELQSWEYPKEIKFPNRK, from the coding sequence ATGCTCGAAGAACTCAAGTTTAAAGTCATGAACGTTGCAAAGCAGGCTCAGCGCGAAGGAATGTGTAAGCATAAGTCTGGTAACTTTTCCGCTCGTGATGAGGAGACTGGCCTTGTAGTTATTACTCCCACGAGTGTGGACCGCGAGGACTTGGTTGTGCCCGATATGATCGTCATGGATCTCGACGCAAATGTGGTTGAAAATCAGACTGGCCTTCGCCCGACTTCTGAGTCTCTGATGCATCTTAAGATTTATCAGACGCGCCCTGACGTGAAGGCAATTGCGCACACTCATTCCCAATATGCAACTACGTTTGCCATCCTCAAGAAGTCCATTCCTGCTGTCGTCTACGAGCTCGTGAATCTCAATTGCTCTAAGGCACGCATTCCTGTCGCTCCATATGGTCGCCCTGGCACTCCCGCACTTGCAAACTCTGTAGTTGAGCCTGTGAGGGAAGCGGATGTCTTCCTGCTTCAGGGGCATGGGTCGGTTGCCGTTGACGAGGACAATATCGACGAGGCATACCTCAAGGTATGTTATATCGAGGAGCTTGCCGAGCTTTACTACCATGCTCTGATGGTCAATGGTGGCAAGGAGCCTAAGTCGTTCCCGCCTGAGGAGCTCCAGAGCTGGGAGTATCCAAAGGAGATTAAGTTCCCCAACCGTAAGTAA